The genomic DNA TTAGTATTGAAACAGCTGGACATTTTGATTTAGATGCTGAACTTAAAATTTGGGTATCTAGTTTGAGTACGCCAATTACAAAGGAATTTAAAGGTGACGATAGTGTTTTAAGCATTCAAAAAGCATTGGTAACATATACGACGAAATAGTTGGTTCGTGCATGTTTATTCATTTGTAAAATTACTAACCCGAGTATTTTGGAAGAATATACATAGATTTTGTATATTTAATCGAAAGTAACATAAAAAGGTAAAGCGTATTTCAAATGCTTTACCTTTCTTTTTTGTAAAAAATAAGTGTAGTTTTATCATTTAATTTCTTTATTACTTCTGTTCTTTTATACCCCATTTTTTCGTATATAAAACAATTTCTTTCTTCTTCTAAAATCGTAGCAAGTTCAAAACTACGTGCTTCTGGAAACATCTCTTCAATTAAAATAAGTACCTTCTGAGCAATTCCTTTTCCTTGATAGATTGGATGAATAAACATTGGACTGATCCAAAATTTATAAGGTAGTTCTTTTTGGGATATACATATCGCTCCAATAAGTTTCGAACCTATTATCATCTTAAAAAAATTACTGTTGGGATTATTTATTCTAAAAATAGTTTTTTCAATAGATTCATTTGCTGGGTTTGTTTCATAGTCTTTATATTTATTTAATAGAGGGCTAAATGAGTCTATTTGCATTTGAAATAAAACTGTTGCATCACTTTCTGTCGCCTTCTCTAATGTAATCTCCATATTACCAATTTAGTCGCTTTCTTAATGAAGTTATATGAGCTGTATGATGACGTCCGTGCCATGCGTATAGTCCTATTGTAGCAGCAAGTTTTGTTTCACCAGTCTCTGGATGGTTAAATGTCTTTTCCAGATCTTCAAGTTCTAAAGAATATAAAAGGTTAACCCATCTTTTATGTAATGAATCTAACATTACTAGTGAAACATCTACTGGTAATTTAGAATCAGGTAATTCCGCCCACTTCTCTTCTTTATATGGTTTAATCGTTGGATTCTTTTCTGTTAGTGCTAATTTAAAGCGTATGTAACTATTCATGTGGCTATCAACAACGTGATGGACTACTTGACGAACTGTCCATCCACCAACGCGGTACGGTGTGTCTAACTGTTTCTGATCTAAATCTTTGATTGCCTTCGTTAGTTCATTAGGTAAATCTTCAATTTCTTGAATCCATGTATCTATCATTTCTTCAGTTATAGGACGTTTGTATGTAAATTGCCCAATTGGATAACGTAAATCATTCATGAATAAGTCCCCCTTATTATAAGCGCGAAGTATTTCTCCAAATATAATGTACAAAATTCACATGTTCCCCATTTAATTGTACAGATGTTGTATCTGCTTCGTTTTGATAAGAAGAAAAACCGCTTTTTTCTAATACAATTTGTGATGCGAGATTATTAGTAGTTGTTTTAGCATGAACCTCATTAATTTTATTATTTTTCGCTACGTCTAAAATTAATTTTACAGCTGCTGTTGCAACTCCTTTTTTAGTAAACTTTTCTCCGACCCGATAACCTAACGAACTGATTCGAGTTTCTGAATCTACATCTACTAAATTTATTCGTCCTACAATTTCATTTTCTTCATTACGAATTATATAAAAATAAGAATCTCCATTCGCTTGTTCTATTAACAAATCATCTAGTAGTTTTTGGAAATATTCAAAATCAAAATATTGCGAGCCACGATTTGGTACCATTGTTTCAAAAAAAGACTTATTCGTAAGTTCAAACGTAAATAAATCCTTAGCATCGTGTTTCTTTAATTGTTCTATGTATATTTTCATCTCGCTTACCCCTTCTATATCTACTAACTGTTATATATTCTTTTTAAATCTGTTAATTTCCTGCTATTTCTTTCGTTTCAGTAACACAACAAGTAGTACTTTTGGATGAAATAGGTGAAATGGACTACGAATTAAATTCATCACTCTTACTAATCGAATATAAACGTCAGAATCCGTTGCAGATAGTTGATATATTTGTTTCGTATACCATAGCTGAAATTTTTGCTTTATCGTTAATTCTCTTTTTAGCTGTGGATGACGTGATATTTCCGTTGTTGTCATTTCCCAAGGAGTTTGTATGATATGAGCGGTCTCATTATAAAACTGCTGTGTAAATGCATTATCGAGCTTTTGTCTTCTTTGTAAAAGTAACTGCAATTGGTGAGCTTCCATAGCAGCAACTGAAACACCTTGCCCGAAAACAGGATCAAAACGACAATGAGCATCTCCAACTACTAACAACCCATCTGGTAAATTATTCACTAAATCAAATCGCCGACGTACTTGGTAAGGAATTTTATACGTTTTGATATCTGAAATTGCCTCAGCTTTATTTAGAAAATCTGTCACATTAGAAATTGATAGGTTTTCAGCAAAATCATAAAATTCCTCATCTGTTTGTGGTGCTTTCTCATTTGCATATCCACTAAAAGTAACAAAATAACGATTATCCTCAATCGTTTGAATAAGAACACCATACGGATTGTTAGGGAAACTTGGAGACATTAGCATATTACAGCAGTCTAATGTCTCATTTTCTTTAAGTTTGAACATTCTAGTTGCGTAAAATAAATCAATACGCACTTTCTCTTCTTGCACTTCAATTTCGTATTCTCGTAACCACGCTATGCTTTTTGAACTAAATCCACTTGCATCAATAACAATATCTGCTTGAATTTCTTCTTGCGTGCCTGTCTCTAAACATTTAGCTTTTACTCCACGTACTTTGTTAACCTTTCCATCTACTAATAACCCTTCAACCAGTGTTCCAAATTTACTGGTGATATTTGAAATCTGATGTATTCGTTTTTGGATATGCCATTCAAGCAAAAACCTACTTTGTTGAATCATATGTACTTCTCCTATGAATGGTTGTTTCCATAAACCAAATTGATGCCATTTTAAATCGCGGGTAAAGTTATTTACGATACTACCTGCTTCAATTAGTTCATTAGTGATATTAGGAAACAATTCCTCAATGGCTTTTTCTCCACCTTTTAACAACACATGAGGGTGATTACTTTGTGGAACTCTTTTTCTCGAAGCTTTTCCATCCCATCTTTCACCGGCTTCTATAATGATTACTTCTTTAAAAGTAGTTGATAATGCTTTTGCTGCGAGTTTTCCTGCTATACTTCCACCAATAACAATAGCTTTATTAAACATATTTTCCCCCTTAATGAAAAAAGACCCTGCCTTGTATGAATGAAACAGGATCTAAACGATTAGTTACTACATTAAAACACATGAGTAAATTGCAACGTTAAAATTAAAATACCTAATCCCCATACATAATACGCGAATACTTTTAAGGAATGATTTTTTAAATATTGTATCATCCATGAAACGGCTATGTAACCAAAGAACGCTGCTGATAACGTTCCGACAATTAAAGATGTACTTGAAATAGATTCTGCTTTCCCTTGAAAAACATCTGCAAATTGCAAAATGATAGCTCCGACAATGGCTGGAGTTGATAATAAAAAAGAAAAGTAAGCAGCAGTTTCACGGTCTAACTTTCTCCATAATGCAGCGACGATCGTCATACCAGAACGAGAAATTGCTGGGAAAATAGCAGCCGCTTGAAATGAACCTATAATTAATGCGTCTTTATATGTTATATCATCCATTTTTTTACGACCATTCTTTTGTTTATCTGCCATGTAGAGAAAGAATCCGGTCACTAAAAACTCCCAACCAATCGTGATTCCTGTTTTTGAAATATCTTCAAAGAAGTCTTTAAACAATAAACCAATTATAACTGCGGGTATTGTACCAACGATAAGTAATAACATGAGCTTTGAAAATGGGTTTTTAATTAAATATATAAATTCTTTTTTGTAATAAATAAACACCGCAAGTAAAGTCCCAATATGCAGCATTGTATCTAAAAATAAGCCTGCTTCATCTAATTGAAACAAATGCCTTCCTAAATAAAGATGACCTGTACTACTTATCGGTAAAAACTCTGTTAAACCTTGTATGATTCCTAATATAAAAGCTTCTAACCAATTCATGATGGTCCCCTTTCTTGTTTGCTTGTACCAATATATGAAGGTTAAATTTTCGATATGAAAAAAACTATATTTCTCTATGAATTTACTTTTAATTCATGGATATATGTAAAAAAGAGGTGAGAAGGCTTACTATGTGGCAACATACGAAATTCGGTAATGTCTTACTGTGGCTAGGGCCTATACTTGTGTTTGTAGGGTTATGTATGACAAATGTTATTTCTGATATTCCTTTCTTTGAGGGGAAACATAAAACGATTGGAATTGTACTTATATGTATAGGTGTATGCTGTTTTATTGTTGTTAATCATTTAAAAAAGAGCAAAATATGAAGATTAAATCTAAATAAAAAAACAATCCCAGTATATGTACTAGGATTGTTTTTTTGTTACTTATTTATAGAATACTTTATCAACGTTATACTTTGCTTTATATTCATTAATGATATATGTTTCGTAGATTTCTCTTTCTGTTGGATCTTCTACGATACATGCATCGATGCGGTATACTTCATCACGGTGATTTTTAATTGGTGATACATTGTCTTCAAAATGCTTCTTAATACGTTGTCTAATTTTACGAGCTTTACCTACGAATAGAAGTTCGTCATTAATATTGTAAAACATAAAAATGCCGCCTTTATCTCTAGGGAACAAGTGGAAATCAATAAAACCATTAATTGGAGTAATGATTGGCTCGTCTCCTTTAATAACTTGTTTACGTTCAGTAATTGAAACATCAGCTTCAGGAATATTAATTTTAATCAAGTTCATTCACGTCCTCTTTTATTATAAAGATAAATAATAGCATACATATGTTAGAAAAGCTACGTTCAGAGCCATATTTCATTTTATAATTCAAATATTATAGGTGTATCATGTAAACTCTTCTTCCAAACCATATGATCACTTGATTCTCCCCAATAGGCCTTCAGTACATAACTAGGCTCTCCAAACTTCTTCATCCATATACTTTGCACTTTTTTGTATCCACTATCTAAACAGTATTCAGTTATTCCTCTGCTAAGTAACGTAAGAAACATTGTATTTAGTAGTAAACTTCCTATACCCTTTCTTTGATACTCCGGAAGTATAAATACAGTTCCTATTTCATACAAATCCTTAAGTACACCGCCTGTACAACTATTAATCAATGTACTTGCTGGACCAACTTCAATTGTTCCAATGATTTTATCGTAATTTGTATCAATTGCTAATAAAAAGTAACGTTTTTCTCCATTACTATCAAAATCTGTTTTCAAATATTGCTTTTTCATGTTAATTTCATTTTCTATGTCATCCAATAGTTGTGATAATCCTTCGTCTTTATATGTATTCGTAATAACTATACGGAAAAACAAGTGAAGTTCCTCTAAATCATCCGAATTCGGTCTCCTAATTTCAACGTTATACATGATTTAAATCTCCATTCTACACAATTGTTAAAACCATACTTTATATACTCTATTCAACAATATTCTACAAAGCCCTGCATAGATCCAGCAGTATAGAAAGCTCAGTATAAATATTGATAAAATAATTTTTATATCCATAGTTGTATGAATAGTAGGACCAAGTATCGGAAAGCGGAAAATATCTAGAACAATCATAATTCCTATCAGTAAACAAATCGCAGAAAAGGAAACCACCCAAATTCTTCTCTTGAATTGTATAAAGGAAAGTCCTAAGGCTACACCTAATAAGCCTGTAGTAAAGGGAAATACAATTAGTTCACTTGGCTCAATAATAAATAATAGAAGAATAGTAAGGATATAAGAAAGTACTCCCTCGCGAATAGAGTAGCAAATAGCTAAAAAAATTGGTAATGTCGCAAATGGACTAATGAATAACCCTATACCAGGAATTAAGTTCCCCGCTGCTTGAAACATGGTGGTCAAAGCGCTCATTAAAGCTGTAATGACTACCTTATTTGCTAGGGACAATTTTCCTTTATGTACAAAGTTCCCATCATTCTCTATCATAAGTTGACACCAATAATGTACAAACCGATTCATCAAAATACCCCCTAAAGATATCTAATTCATCACTTTCTATATTATTCATACACTAGTTGTTTATGAGCTGCTTTCTACTTGTTATGAATTACTAGACAATAAAAGGCTTTTAGGGGGACAAATTTTGCGTTTTGAAATAAAATGAAATCCTTGTATTATTAAACTGCGAGTGTATATCGCATTAAGGAATAATTTCAAAAATGGTACCTTTGTTAAAATCAGTTACTTTCATAGAACCGTAAACTCCTAAATATAACCGAGTTTGATCCAAATTTGTTCCTAAACTCATATAATAAGCTGCTTGCGTACCGAAATCATAATTGGTCTCAATAACATGAAAGTCAGTATGTTTACCGTCTGTACCGGCTCTAGTATATGCTAAAACACCCTTTACTGGTGGCCGAGAATCTTCTTTCCTAGCAAGATCGGTAAACACAACGCTACCATTTAAATTCGGGATTGCAGTTCCCATATATGGCTGAACTCCTGTTAGTGAAGTTCCTCCAAACTTATCTGGTCTGGGGTCTTTATGAAAATAACTAATTAGTGGCTGAATACGCTTTGCGGATAATTCTATTGTTTCATTATAATAAGCCATTGTTCTCTCATCCAAAGCAGGATTATCAGAACAGTGCCTTATAAAAGAAGTAGGTAATTCCCCTTCCCATCCCCGCCAACCAAAATTAATAAAACCATCTTGTTTGGGAGTGAGTCTCATTACATGCATTTTAACAAGTTCGGTAACCGGTATCGCTTTATATTGAACAAATGAAAAAATAGACTCTACAATATCCTGTCCGACATTACCCGCATATTTAATATATTGATTATAAAACCTTTGGAATGAAATGCCGGTTATATTACGAACACCTTTCACAATTACTGTAAGTGTTTCTTGTATAGATAGGGGAAGTTCATTAAAGCGTGTAACAACTGGAGGATTATTTATGAATGTATTTTTACTTACATCAATTTCAATTATTTTACCCGCTATTTCTAAATCATCTTGGCTTAAATTAAAAGGATCATAACCCGACCCACCATCTCCATTTGTAAAAACAAGTTTTCCTGTTTCAGGAGAGAAATTCAAAGTATTCACTCCATTATGATTAAAAAATGGGCGTTTTATATTAAGTAATGTCCTACGTTTTTGAGGTTGACCGTTTGATTGTAAATTCCATTCTTCAATTGTATCAATATGATCATATTGAGTATCTCTATTTAGCCACTTTAAGTTTAAAGTTTTCGGGTCACAAGGATTCGGTTTAAATTGTTCAGAAAGTGCACCGGCTCCTTGAGTTCCAGCTGCTGAATAATGAAGATAAAATAAGCCGTTATGATTAAATTGTGGATGAAACGCAAGTCCTAGCAATCCTCGTTCATCATAACCACTACTAGAAACACCTTCTTCAGATGTACCTAATGTAATAATCCGTTGACGAATATTTAAAAATGTTTTTATAGCTCCGTCTCCTATGTAGAAAATCTCCCCTAATTGTGTTGCGATAAATAGTCTTTCAGCCGACTCACCTGGAAGAATAGTTGTTTTTATTACAGTAGGTAAATTTATATTATGAACAATGGGTCGTAAATGAACTTTAACTTTTGTCAATTAACTTTACACCCCTTTTTATTCTTTTTAATAGAAGAGTATGATTAGAGTGATCTTATTAGTATCAAATAAGCCGCATTCCTTTTTATTACAATTTTGTACATAATATAATTATAAATAAACTAGGGGGTCTACTTATGACACTTTTACTACAAATCATCTTACCACTTATATTTGCAATATATTTATTTACCCTCTATCGTAATACAACTATTGGAAAAGCCGCTTTTCTTTTAGCAGTCATTATTGGGATTTTTGGTTTAGAGAACATTTTTCAACATGCTAATCTAACAGATCATGCTATTTATCCATATTGGGGCAGTTTGAAGGCTGTTGTTATCGTTTTATCAGTCGTATTTCTATTTAAAAAAGGTGGTTTAACAGGAGAATATTGATTTGTAATGCTGTACATATTTTCTTATTAGACTGCTATTATTTTATAAAAAAAAAGCAATGTTTATGTAAAAACACGAAGGGATGTGTTGCATATGTCTATAAATATTATTTCTATAGTTTCTATAATATTATGGATTGTGTTGATTACAGAACTTATAAAACCTTCAAAAGAACAGAATGGACGAAAAATAGTAATGTTATTAACTGCTGGTTCCGTATCAACACTTATTTTGACAGTTTCATTTATTCAAAATATCTCGTTTTGGAATTGATAGTGATATAACTAACAAAAATATGTATACATAAAAAAGATTAGTACCGTACATATTAGACATATCTAAAATGTACGGTACATTTGTTTACTATTGGTTCACTTATCTAACTTAAAGATAAGTATGCGATCCTTTTACAATTTGAATTTCTTTTTAACTTTCTTATATTTTCTGTACGAACGTCTAACAATGTTTAACATAAAATACGGTATTTTAACAGGGAAAGGCAATTTATACATGAAAGGCAAATAAAATGTAAAATATGCCTTTTCTAGGTCTCTCCACTTACTATCTTCTTTTGCTTTTAAGAAATCAGATACATCGACTACATAACCTCTTCCTTTTTCCATCATCACATTTTTCCCGTGAACATCACAAGGAGTTAATCCTTGTTTTCTTGCATACTCTAAAGCTTTATTGATATCAAGGATCACCTGTTTAGGAATTTTAATTCCCTTATGAATAGCATCGTATAAGGTAATTTCTTTTAAACGTTTCAATACTATGAAATTTTCTCCTTTATAAATAAGCTTCGAATAAGAAGGGTGATTTCCGATTCTGCGGTATACTTCTGACTCCTTTTCAATTCCTTCTCCTTCTCGCGCGTAAACTTTCACTACCCAATCTTTGTATTCTCTGTGCATGAATACTGCGGCATAATTACCTATCCCTAAACACTTCCAAAGTCTAGGAATATCATTAACTACTACAGGCTCGAATTCATCCTCGCTTCTTATGCTTACCTCTTTTAATAATTCGTCCTTTATCAATCCCACAAAACTATTTATACTCATCATTTCCACTCCGGTTTTGCTAAAAGGGGGCTTACCCACATTTTAACGAAAATATACACTAAGCGAATTTTAGCATAAAACGAGTCATCTTTCTTCTTAAAATAAAAAATGACTCGTTTCATTTGAACTGTTGAATACTTAATATGTATTCCGCTGTTCATAGTCAAAAACCGTATAACATAAAAATATTTTTAACTATTTTCATGTTTTTAGAAACAACTGTATAGAGAAAACCTTGCTACATATGAAGCAAGGTTTTTAATTATTCAATTCTTGTTTCACTACTATCTTTGTTAGCTAACACTATTATTATTTTAATAGTCTCTTGTTTAATTCCCACAATGCTGTTTTGTTGCTATCCCATTTCAAAAGCGTTACTGCTTCCTCAAAGCATAACCATTTATAATTTAAGTGTTCTTTAGATAATGAGATGTTTTTTGTAGGGACTTTAACTCCAAAAGAAAATTCTTTTATTACATAAACCTCATCTCCCCAAAGGAATCCTCCAACTACATCCTCTACTGGTAGTGAAGAAACAGAATCTAATTGTATATATGAACAATCTCTTGTAATACCAGCTTCTTCAAACGCTTCCCGTTTTGCTGATTCAATAGGAATCTCACCGTCTTCTCCACCACCAGCTATCCCTTGCCAATAACCATAATCACTTCGGTTGAAAATCGCATATTGAATAGAATCGTCAGTTTTTATATAAGGAAATATTAATACTTGATATGGTGCTCTCATTACTTAATCTCCTCTCGAAAATAAGCTTTAAATAAATATGAATAAAGAGCCGACATCACAATTCTACATTAATAATGCAGGTTTATGGTGGCGGCCCTCTATTTTTAAAGAATTTTATTTTTCATAAACAGGCTTACTCTTAACGGAGGAAAACCCTGCTTGTTTCCTATCGAATTCGCTTAGCGTGGTTTTTTCTAAATGTTAGCAGTACCCCATATTATTCAATTGCACCAGCAACGTCATAATCATTTAAATCTAATTCAATTAGTTGTCCCAGCGCTAATTTAGCAAGTTCAGACCCTAAATATGGACCTGCAGTTAAACCTGAAGCACCTAATCCGTTCGCAACGAGAATACCTTCAAAATTATGGAGCGGACCAATAACAGGTAAGAATCCTGGCGTAAATGGTCTGAATCCAACTCTCGTTTCAAGCATTTTAGCATTTTCTAATCCAGGTGCAACTATTAATGCTTTATGGAAAACTTCATTTAAACCACCAGCCGTTACACGGTGATCGAAACCAGTATCATTCTCATGTGTTGCACCAATTACGACATGGCCATTGTCAAATGTTAAAATGTATTGATCATTTGGCGGCATAACAACTGGCATATTTTCTGTTGCTGTATTTTCCATTTGCAGGTGAACAATTTGTCCTTTTTGGAACGTAACTAAGAAGTTAATTCCTAAAGGGTTTAAGATTTCGTTCGCCCATGCACCTGCAGTTACAATAACCTTTTCTGCTAAAATTGTTGCATCGTTTACTTTAACTCCCGTAATATGATTACCTTCACGGACTAATACTGCATCGCCTTTTATAAAAGTTGCACCATGTTTTTTCGCAGCGCTTATTAACGCGTTGCGTAATAATCTTCCATTTACTCGTGCAGCACCACTAATATGAACAGAACTATATTCTTCTGATAATGCCGGGAATAATTTTTTCGTTTCTTCAGCTGATAAACGCGTAATTTCACCAATCTCTGGTGCATCTTCACGGCGTTTATAAGCTCGCTCTTCCATCTGATCTAGTTTTTTCTCATCAGTATGTAAACTAATTGCACCTACACGGTTGTAACCTGTATCCGTTTCACCGTCTTCTTCTAATTGCTGAATTAACGAAGAATAGTAACGTGCACCGCCTTTAACGATTTTATACCATGCTTTATTACGACGTTGCGAAAGCCATGGACAGACAATACCTGCTGCTGCATCCGTTGCTTGACCTACTTGTTGACGATCCACGATAATAACGTTTGCGCCAGTCTTAGCAAGATGATAAGCAGTAGATGCTCCTAAAATTCCAGCTCCAACTACAATATACGATTTCATTTCAAACACCTTTTCTCTTTTACTAATTATATAAATATAAGAACATTTCTTAGTATAATGGAAGGAATACTTTTTTCAATGTACTCATCGCAATTAATTGTTGCATCATTGTGACTTTCCTAATCTTATTTTTTCTTTTTCCGGAATAAATCAATTGTTTTATAGCCTTGTGATAGAACCTCAATCATCTTTTCAAAACGTTTTTCACGTGTTTTTTCTTGTTTTACAGAAAACAGATTACGTGCCCAATCTTTTTTGTATCCAGGTGTTAAACTTTGATAAAACTTAAGTTCATTTGGGTGATTAGCTAATAAAGCTTCAACATCTTGAATTCGATCTGCATAATCAGCTACACATTGGCTCATTGCAGGCGTTTTCGTCGCTTTTTTCTTCTCACGCTTTAAACCTACAACAGTAAAGATGTCATCCATACTTACCATTCGCGCAAATTTAATATCGCTTTCTCCCACATATCCATCTTCTCCAACGTTTAATGCTGGAAACATCTCATCACGGTGAATAAACGTACTGTAGCGAGAATTACCTTTTTTCGGATATGCGAAGAATATGTATCCTTTTTCAATTAGTAATTCTTCATTACTAATAATATAATTCGTTTGTTTTACCATTTCATCAAGTGTTTCTACAAAAATAAAAATGGCATCGTGTTCTTTTGAAAATACAGTCTCTTTTCCTGTAAAAACTTCGTAATCACTTGGTTCATTAATAACAACCATATTCGTATACTTATTAAGTTTCAATTTATCGATAATTGACATAAAAATCTTCCTTTACATTCAAAATTCATTATTTATACTGTTCTAGTGTATTATATCTATTAAGAAAATCAAACTTTAATAGTTGTTTTAAATTAAAATAAAATAGCCGATTCTTCATAAGAACCGGCTAGCTATTTGTTTTATCATAACTCAATAGCAAATAAAGTATATAAAAGCTCTCTATATTGATCTTCTGTAATTTCACGTTTCGCTTTTTCACCATCAATTATTTCAGTTAAACTAGTATTTGTTAAAGAGACATGACCAGATTCCGTCAATTTGACTGCAATGGGCCCTTTATTGAAAATAGATTTCTCATCTTCTATTACTCTTTTTTGAACATCATTTACTACTGCCTCATCAATCATATGATTATAAAAAGCATGACAAACTTTCCACTCTCCGTTCGTATCTTTTCTTTCTAGAACGTAATTTCCTTTACTTGTATCTTTTCCTCTCACTCGATACGTACCATTTTTAGAAGAAACTGACTCACCACTAAAAGGTACAGGGACTAGAGGTACTAATGAAGCAATACCTACATCAATTAAGTATCGTACGTTATCATAATTTAGAATAATCGTTATATGTCCATCCTCAAGTGCCCAAGCGTTTATATCATTTTTATATACGGTACCTAATGCGAGTTGTACATCATAACCACAATCTTTTAAAAAGTAGTAAAAAAGAGTATTTAACTCATAACAAAGCCCGCCGCGGGAACTAGTTAAAATTTTATCCTGTAAATTTTCCATAGTAATTGTATTCGTGTTACTTGCTATAACATCTAAATTCTCAAATGGTATAGCATGTGCAAAAGCAAAGAGAATTGTATTTAATTCTTCAAACTTCACTTCACTACGGTTTACAAGATTCAATCTTGTAAAAAGCTTATGTTGTAGATTTGTCATAGTCAGCACCCCTTAAAATATATAAGTTAAAATAGTATATGCTGATTGTAATTTTGATGGGGTACTGAAACAATGTACATTTCGTTTAACTGTACCGGTACAAAAAGTCTAACCCACAAGATTACTTAAGATAAGAAGCTACGAATACAAATTTAATAGTTTGTCTATGGGTAAATTATTATGATCGCTT from Bacillus basilensis includes the following:
- a CDS encoding FAD-binding oxidoreductase, encoding MKSYIVVGAGILGASTAYHLAKTGANVIIVDRQQVGQATDAAAGIVCPWLSQRRNKAWYKIVKGGARYYSSLIQQLEEDGETDTGYNRVGAISLHTDEKKLDQMEERAYKRREDAPEIGEITRLSAEETKKLFPALSEEYSSVHISGAARVNGRLLRNALISAAKKHGATFIKGDAVLVREGNHITGVKVNDATILAEKVIVTAGAWANEILNPLGINFLVTFQKGQIVHLQMENTATENMPVVMPPNDQYILTFDNGHVVIGATHENDTGFDHRVTAGGLNEVFHKALIVAPGLENAKMLETRVGFRPFTPGFLPVIGPLHNFEGILVANGLGASGLTAGPYLGSELAKLALGQLIELDLNDYDVAGAIE
- a CDS encoding arylamine N-acetyltransferase; the encoded protein is MTNLQHKLFTRLNLVNRSEVKFEELNTILFAFAHAIPFENLDVIASNTNTITMENLQDKILTSSRGGLCYELNTLFYYFLKDCGYDVQLALGTVYKNDINAWALEDGHITIILNYDNVRYLIDVGIASLVPLVPVPFSGESVSSKNGTYRVRGKDTSKGNYVLERKDTNGEWKVCHAFYNHMIDEAVVNDVQKRVIEDEKSIFNKGPIAVKLTESGHVSLTNTSLTEIIDGEKAKREITEDQYRELLYTLFAIEL
- a CDS encoding YdeI/OmpD-associated family protein translates to MSIIDKLKLNKYTNMVVINEPSDYEVFTGKETVFSKEHDAIFIFVETLDEMVKQTNYIISNEELLIEKGYIFFAYPKKGNSRYSTFIHRDEMFPALNVGEDGYVGESDIKFARMVSMDDIFTVVGLKREKKKATKTPAMSQCVADYADRIQDVEALLANHPNELKFYQSLTPGYKKDWARNLFSVKQEKTREKRFEKMIEVLSQGYKTIDLFRKKKK